AAATATGGTTTCTTTTATAATGCTATGACCGTCCGTAAGGGAAAGCAGTACCATAATCTGCGATTGCAGATCTGTCGGAAAAGAAGGGTAAGGAGCTGTCACAATTCGTTCTACCGCCTTGGGGCGGTAAGGGGCACTCACTTGAATAAGGTCATCACGGACTGTGAGCTGGGCTCCGGTCCGTTTCAGTACATGCATTAATGAAGTAAGATGAACAGGGTTGGCTCCCTCGATTGAAACGGTTCCCTTAGTAGCTGCTGCTGCTACTAAAAAAGTGCCTGCTACAATACGGTCAGGAATAATCCTGTATGAGCACGCCCTGAGTTCCTGAACTCCCTTAATGGTGATGGTATCCGTGCCGGCTCCTATAATTTCTGCTCCCATTTTATTCAAGAAATGCTGTAAGTCCTGAATTTCAGGCTCTCTGGCCGCGTTAAATATAGTGGTTACCCCCTCAGCCATGGCAGCGGCCATCATGAGATTTTCCGTAGCCCCTACACTAGGGAAATCCAACATGATATCGGCTCCTTGCAATCTATCCGCTTTGCATATAATCCTATTTCCTGATTCTTCAATTTCGACTCCAAGCTCCTGTAATCCTCTTAAATGAAAATCAATTTTCCTTTCGCCAATCGCACAACCCCCCGGATGATAAAGCTGCACGCTGCCGAAGCGGGCAAGCAGAGGACCCATCAGAAAGATGGAAGAGCGCATCAATTTCATGAGATCATCAGGAATATGATAGGAATGGATAGACGTTGTATCCAAGGTAACGGTGTTTCCTCGCTGTTCCACCCGGCAACCGAGTGCCTCTACAATACTCAGCATGACCTCGATATCGAGCAGTTCCGGAACATTGTGAAGAGTGTGTACCCCACTTGCCATCAAACTTGCCGCAAGAATGGGCAGTGCAGCGTTCTTGGCCCCATGTATCTGGATGGCTCCCGAAAGAGGTCGGCCACCTTCGATAACCAACTTCTCCAATGTCTCACCTCCGATTTACCGTTCACCCACCACCAATACTTCAGGCTCCAAGCCAATTCCGTGATGATCCCATACGGTTTGCTGGATTTTTTGGATAAGGGTGAGAACGTCCTCGGCTGTCGCATTCCCGGTGTTCACAATGAAATTAGCATGCAGTGGAGATATCTCCGCTCCGCCCACACTCGTACCTTTAAGCCCTGACTCTTCAATCAGCTTGGCTGCATAATGTTTATCAGGATTGCGGAATACACTACCCGCACAGGCCAGCCCAAGAGGCTGAGTGCGCAGCCGGCGGTCTTTGTAGGCAGCAAGAGCAGCCGCAATTTCCTTGCGGTCACCAGGCTCCAGCTCAAATACCGCCTCCGTTACGATTCCAGGTAATGTATGGAGTATGGAATGGCGATAGGCATATTGCAAGTCTTCCTGTTGCATAGTTACTAATTCCCCTGTGTCCAAGATGACATCAGCCTGCTTAAGAATGCGTGACACATCAGACCCATGGGCTCCTGCGTTCATGTAAACGGCTCCTCCCACAGAACCGGGAATTCCTCCAGCGAACTCCAGTCCAGTCAATCCTGCCTTGCCGGCCATCACGGATAGCTTAATGATCGAATAAGCAGCATCTGCATATATCAGATGATTTTCAAGGCGCACTGTATCGAACGAATTGCCCAGTTTAATGACGGCACCCCGGATACCTTTGTCGCAGACCAGCAGATTCGACCCTCTCCCTAGAATCATCCATGGAGTTCGGTGCCGATGCAGTACTGCAATTGCCGCAGCCAGTTCCTCTTTACTTTCCGGAATGACCAGTACGTCTGCCGGGCCGCCAATTTTCCATGTTGTATAAGGCGCCAAGACTTCATCCGGGCAAATTTCGCCGGCATCCGCCTCCTGCAAGTCAGCGATGACTTGTTGCATGGGAAAACCTCCTTCACAGAACTAAAGGGAAAATTCTACACCCTTTGCGATGCATGAATTTTGGATTTGGGAACTTCCTCAGGAACAGTCCTTTTCATTCTTTTCCCCTCCACCTTAGGTATCTGTCACGGTTATAGTGTAGTCTATGTTTCAGGGAAAAAGAGTGTGACAATCGCCCAAAGCTTACACCTGGAAACGGGCTTCTTTGGGCGATTGGACTGGCTAAAATGAATTTTTCAATAAACGCTGCATTTCTTTGACAATCAGCATGGCTGATTCAGGTTCGCCTAATTTTTTGGCTTGAATAGACATGTGCTCGGCCCGGATCGGGTTTTGCATAATATCGGAGATTTTCTCAAAAAGGCTTGCACCGCTTAAATCTTTCTCAAGTATCAGTTCGGCTGCTCCTTGATCCGAAAGTTGGCGGGCATTATACTCCTGGTGATTGCCTGTTACATTTGGGGACGGAATAAGGATCGATGGCAGGCCAAGAGCCGTAATTTCGGCTATAGTGGACGCTCCCGCACGGTTGATGACCAGGGAAGTCGCGGCCAAAACCTCAGGCATATTGTGCACGTAAGGAAGCACGGCCAAATTCGGAATGTCGGGAGAGAACGCTGATATTGCGTCCCGAGTCTCTTCGTAATATGGAGCACCTGTAACAAAAATAAATTGTATATCGGAAAGCTTGTTTACGAGGGAGGCCATTTCGATCATGGCCCGGTTAATAGCTTTTGCCCCGCGGCTTCCCCCAACCACTAAAACAATCTGAGTTCCGGGGCGGATGCCGAGGGACTGGTACCCTTCTTCCGGATCCGCATTGACCACTGAAGTGGCGCGCGGATTACCCGAATATAGTACGTGCCCGGCTTTAGAAAAAATAGATTCAGTTCCTTTAAAGCTGACAAGTACTGAGTTTGCATACCTGCTTAAAAACTTGTTTGTAAGTCCTGCAATGGCGTTTTGTTCATGAATAAGGGTAGGAACGCCCAGTTTGGCAGCCGCATATAAAACCGGTCCGCATACATAGCCGCCTGTCCCGATTACAATATCCGGTTTAAAATTCCTTAACAGTTCTTTAGAACGGTTGACCCCTTTTAAGAACTTCATCACAGTTTTTATGTTATCAAGAGAAACCAGCTTTCTTCTGAACCCTCTGATATCAATGGCCTCAAAGGGCATTTCCAGCTTCGACTTCTCCACAATATCTCGTTCAAGACCTGAATTAGTCCCAATATAAAGAAACTGGGAGTCGGTATCCACCTGAAGGCACTGCTCGGCAACTGCCAAAGCAGGATATACATGTCCTCCGGTTCCTCCTCCGCTAAGAACGACACGCACTGATCAAGTCACCTCGCGTAACGGGAAATATTTAATAGTATACCTATGGAGGTTAGCATTAGCGTAAGAGAAGACCCGCCCGCACTAATTAAGGGAAGAGTAATTCCCGTAACCGGCATAAGACCAATAACTACACCGATATTAATGATAACCTGTACGGCGACCATCCCGACTATTCCTACAGCCACCAGGCTGCTGAACGTATCCGGTGCTGTTATGGCTGTTCTCATTCCTCTCCATACCAGAATTAAAAATAATAGCAAGACTACCATACCGCCTATAAAACCCAGTTCTTCGGCAATGATGGAAAAGATGAAGTCCGTCTGGGGCTCGGGCAGGTAGCTGTATTTTTGCCGGCTCATCCCAAGCCCTAACCCGACCAGGCCTCCAGGGCCTATGGCGTAAAGCGATTGAATTGCCTGGTAGCCTGCACCCAAAGGATCCTGCCAAGGATCCAGAAAAGCAGTGATTCGCTGCAGCCTGTAAGGAGCTGCAAGAATCAGGCCTACAAACCCGGCTATTCCGCCAATTGCCAGAAATGATAGATGAAGGATTCTGGCTCCTGCTGTAAAAATAACAAGCAGGGAAGCTCCTACCATCACCGCACCTGTACCGAGATCAGGCTGTAGCATAATAAGGCCGAAGGCAACGCCTACAAGGACCAGCGGCGGGAGCAACCCTTTCGTAAAAGACGTGATCTGCGATTGCTGATCAGATAATAATTTGGCCAGAAACAGGATCATCCCCATTTTCATAAATTCGGAAGGCTGGATCCCAAAGGAACCGATACCAAGCCAGCTTCTTGCCCCCCGCGGATTACTCCAATACCGGGAATCAGCACGATAATCAGCAGAGCGAAACAAATGATAAGGCCGATTTTCGCATACTTCTTCCATACATGATAATCCATATTCATTGTGAAGAACATGGCGATAATACCGAGAACGGCAAAAAGAAGCTGCCGCTTCAAATAATAAAAATAGTCACCAAATTCATGATAGGCAATAACGGCGCTTGCACTGTATACCATTACGACACCAATTGTAAGCAGAAGCAATGTGGAAATCAATATCCATACATCCGGGGCAGACCGTGCTTTTCCCATTTTAGACACCTCTTACCTAATGTTTAAGGGTGCAAACAGGCCTGTACGGTCCAATGCTTTGCTTCCTGACGATACTTGCTGAACGGCTCGTCCGTGCTTTTGCATGCAATTAAGCTTGGCAGGCTTACCTGCACCCTATTTAAAGGTTATGCACGGATTCTTTAAACATGCTCCCCCTCTCTTCAAAGGAGGAAAACATGTCCCAACTGGCACAGGCCGGTGAAAGCAAAACGGTGTCCCCAGGTTCAGCCAGCAGGGCAGCGAGTTCGACAGCCTCCGCTATGGCTTCTTGCACACCTTTAGCAGTATCGACGCTTTTTCTTCTTGTCAATCCTGCCTGTTCGGCAGCACGCTGAATTTTTTCACCGGTCTGGCCCAGTGTAACAAGAGCTTTCACCCGTTCCTGGAGTACAGGGATAAGCTCCCGATAATCTGAACCCCTGTCGAGCCCCCCTGCAATTAGCACAAGCGGCTGTTCAAAAGCTTCAATCGATTTGATGGTGGCAGCAGGATTGGTCGCTTTTGAATCATTGTAAAACTCCAGATTGTGGTAAGTCCCTACATATTCGAGACGGTGTTCCACTCCCCGAAAAAGTTTTAAAACACCGGCAATGTTAGAAATGTTTACCCCCGCACACAAAGCAATTGCCGACGCAGCAAGTGCATTTTCTATATTGTGGCTGCCTCTAATCCCCAGCTCTTTGGCAGGCAGTATCGTATGAGTAGCTCCACTGCGATCCGTAAATACAATCTTTTGATGCTCGTCCAGATAAACCCCGGGCAAAAGTTTTTCTTTCATGGAAAACGGCATAAGCCCGGCTTTGATCGTTGGAACAAGGGATCGGCAGACTGGGTCGTCCCAGTTGATGACTGCAGTATCTTCCTGCGTTTGGTTTGCAAACAGCTTGGCTTTAGAAGCGACATAATCTTCCATACTTCCGTGGTAATCCAGATGGGTTTCATATACGTTGAGCAGACAGGCAATATGTGGCCGAAAATCCGTGGTCCCTTTAAGCTGGAAGCTGCTAAGCTCCACTACAAGCCTATCCGTTTCGTTAGCGTCAAGGGCAGCTTCACTAAGTGCCCGGCCAATATTTCCCGCCACCACCGGTGATAGTTCAGCCTCCTCAAGCATTTTGCCCACCAAAGTGGTTGTCGTCGTTTTTCCATTGGAGCCCGTTATGCCTATAATTGGCGCCTTGCTCATGCGATAAGCCACTTCTACCTCGGTAACGATCTCTATGTGGCGATCAATCGCCCATTGAACCGGTAGAGCTGTATAGGGAATTCCGGGGTTTTTAACCACTAAAGATACCTGATCATGAATCAGGCTGGATGGATGTCCTCCGCAAACTACAGAAATACCCAAAGCCTCCAATTCTTCAGCTTCGGGACATTCCTCTCGTTCCTTTTTATCATTAACGGTGACCGTAGCACCCATTTCATGAAACAGCTTGGCAGCAGCCACCCCGCTTCTGGCTAAACCCAGGATAACAACTTCTTCTCCGGAATATTCCTGAGGAACTTTCATCTATAACACCTCGTTGATTATTAGTCCTAATGCGGCAAACACCAGACCTACGGTCCAAAAGGTAATGACCACCCGCCACTCTGACCAGCCAACCAGTTCAAAGTGATGATGAATCGGACTCATTTTAAACACCCTTTTGCCTCTTGTCTTAAACGAAACCACCTGGATAACTACCGATAGTATTTCAATCAAAAATATACCGCCAATAATAGCCAGCACCAGTTCCGCTTTGGTTAGCACAGCCACGGCCACCAGACCTCCGCCTATTCCAAGAGAGCCTGTATCTCCCATAAATACCTTGGCTGGATGCGCGTTAAAAACCAAAAATCCTAAAACGGCCCCCACCATAGCAGCAGAGAAGATGGCTACGTCCGGTTGGGTATTATTCATCGCGATGATGGTATATGCCCCAAAGGCGATGGCGCTTGTTCCGGCAAGAAGCCCATCCAGACCGTCCGTGAAATTGACAGCGTTGGAGGCCCCAAGCATAAGAATAACCATGCACGGGAAGTAAAACCAGCCGAGGTTAAATGAAATATCTGCAAAAGGAATGTGTATTTCCGTACTATACCCTGACTTCACCAGAAGCACACAAACAATAAGGGAGACCAGCAGTTGTCCTGCCAGTTTTTGTTTGGCTGTTAAACCAAGTGAACGTTTAAACACAATTTTGATGTAATCGTCCAGGAAACCGATAAGTCCGTAACCAAGAGTGGCAATCAGCAAAATGAGAAGCTGTATGTCAAACTCGGCAAAACGCAAGGAGGCCAGCGCCAAAGCAAGCATGATAATAATACCGCCCATAGTCGGTGTACCTTGCTTCTTCAAATGGGCTTTCGGCCCCTCTGTTCGGACTTGCTGGCCGAATTTCATTCTCCGTAAAATAGGAATAAAGAGAGGCCCCATAATCAGTGCAAGAACAAAGGCGACTCCCATGGTTAATAAAACTACTTTTAATTCCACTGTTCATTTCCTCCTAAAAGCTTCTCTCCAAGGGAAGCTTCTTCCCAGAGCAGCCTGTCGCTGCCAGAAGGCAGCAAGCCTCTATTCCCCGGATACCCCCGACCGCAGGGACACGGGGGAGGCATATACAAATCAGGTGGACAGCTTATCCCCACCTATTCTTATTGTATTAAGCCAATAAAAAATTTACTACATCTTCCAGTTTCATGCCCCGCGAAGCTTTAACCAGAACGACATCTTCCGGATGGATAACTTCCTTCAGAGCATTGGCCATGGCCTGTTTGTCCTCGAACCAGTAAGTATTCACCAGCGGAAATCTGGCCTTGGCTTCCTCTGCTATATACCGCCCCAGCGGACCATAAGTATAGATGCCGCTTAATTCGCCCTGCTCAGCCAGATTTGCTGCTATTCCTCCAATTTCCCGGTGGAACTGCTCCTCCAATTCTCCAAGCTCTAGCATATCCGCCAGGACCACATATTTGTGGCGATATCCTTTAAGCTGCTTCATTAGTGACAAGACCGCTTTTGTGGCTGCGGGACTTGCGTTATAGGCATCATTAAGGACCGTAAAACCTGATTCTGCCTTCCGCTTTTCAATTCGCATACCGGAAAGCTGAACATCTCTCAGCCCCTGTGCAATCTTTTCGTCAGATACTTCAAGTTCCCGGCCAGCTGTGACAGCAGCCAAAGCGTTCATCACATTATGCAGACCGAGCAGGGGGATATAAAACTCGGTATCAGAGTCCTGTAATCTAAAAGAAGATCCGTCATTCCCAATCTGAATGTCCACCGGATATATATTGTTCGTAGACTTTTGTCCAAATGAGACCCGGCGCATTTCTTCAGGCTTTTTTATTTCAGGCAGTACAAAATCTATCAGGGGTTCATCCCCGTTGGAAATAAATAAACCTCCATCTTGGAGACCTCCGAGTATTTCCGTTTTTGCACGGGCAATTTCTTCTCTGGACCCTAGCTGGAGCAAGTGGGCGTCGCCAATCATGGTGATAATGGCCATATCCGGCTGCGCTAATTCAGAAAGCAACTCAATCTCACCTCGCCCACTCATGCCCATCTCAATAACGGCTACTTCCGTGTCTTCACCGATTTGCAGGAGCGTTAAAGGCAACCCGATATGATTGTTCAGGTTTCCTTGTGTTTTATGCACCCGGTACGTAGTTCCCAGCACCGAGGCCACAAGGTCCTTGGTGGTCGTTTTCCCGTTGCTTCCTGTGATTCCAATAATTTTTGCCCCGCACTGCTCCCTATACTGCCGTGAAAGCCTCTGAAGAGCTTTAAGCGGATCATCAACAAAAATAAGAACCGCATCTTCGGGTGGATTGGGATAGCCCCTTTTCCAAAAAGCGGCAGCCGCCTCTTTGGACAGTGCGGCCGCTACATGTTCATGACCGTCTATATGATTTCCCGGCAGAGGGACGAAAAGATTACCGGGACGAAGACTCCTGGTATCTATGGAAACGCCTTGTATCGAAATGGCATCGGCATGCTCCTGGTTTACACGAAGAGTGCCCCCTGCCATTCTGGCTATTTGGGTTAGCGATCGATTCATCATTTTTGTTTGCTCCTTATTGCTTCCTTCGCCACCAGGCGGTCATCAAAATCATGTTTCACATTCATGATATCCTGGTAAGTTTCATGGCCTTTACCCGCTATCAATACTACATCTTTCGGGCTTGCCACTTCAATAGCTTTTTGTATAGCCAGGCGTCTGTCCACTATAAGCTCGAAACGGTCCTCGGATAGCCCGGCCTCTACGATTCCGGGAACAATATCTTCCAAAATAGCAGCTGGATCTTCAGTACGGGGATTATCGGATGTTACAAACAAATGATCGCTGTATTTGGCCGTTACCTTCCCCATAAGAGGGCGTTTGGTCCGGTCCCTGTCTCCTCCGCATCCAAAGACGCAATATACATGTCCTTCTGCGAATTCCTTTACCGTTGATAGGGCATTTTCAAGTCCATCCGGTGTATGGGCATAATCAACCAGTACAAGATAATCCTGGCCCTCACTTACCACTTCCATACGGCCCGGAACGGAATCAACCTCTGCCAGACTTTTCTTAATTGCTTCCAAGGAAATGCCTTCTGCAAGTGTTGCCGCAATCGCTCCCAAGGCGTTATATACGTTAAATTTGCCAACAAGCTTCATCCGGATGTTTTCCGTACCTTCAAAAGTAGTTAAAGTAAATTCTGTTCCCTCGGCCGTAATACGGATATTGGATGCTCTAACGTCACATTCCTTTTCTATGCCATATGTGATAACTTCGGCACTGGTTAACCTTTGAAAAGTTTCGCTGGCTTCATCATCCACGTTTAAAATGGCGTAACTGCGCTGTTTTTCATCTTGGACGAAATCATTTCCCATTCTGGAAAAAAGCTGGGCTTTGGCGAGCCGGTAGTTATCCATCGTTTTATGATAATCCAAATGGTCCTGGGTTAAGTTGGTAAACACGCCGGAACGGAAAGGAATCCCTTTTACACGACCGAAATCCAAGGCATGGCTGGATACTTCCATCACGCAATAATCCGTGTCTTTTTCGCGCATGGCAGCCAGATTTTTTTGTATATCCAACGCTTCCTGGGTAGTTCGTTCTACCCCGTAGTATTCGGATCCGATTTTCACCTGAATCGTTCCCATCAGCCCGGTTATAAAGCCTTGATCTCTAAGAATTTGTTCAATTAAATACGTAGTCGTCGTTTTGCCATTGGTTCCGGTTACTCCAATGATTTTCATATCATGAGCCGGATAGCCGTAAAAATGAGCAGCAAAGAGAGCCATCGCATGTCTGGTCTCCTTAACCAGGATTTGCGGAACATTCACATCGAGCCTTCGCTCAACAACTAAG
This Paenibacillus larvae subsp. larvae DNA region includes the following protein-coding sequences:
- the murA gene encoding UDP-N-acetylglucosamine 1-carboxyvinyltransferase; the protein is MEKLVIEGGRPLSGAIQIHGAKNAALPILAASLMASGVHTLHNVPELLDIEVMLSIVEALGCRVEQRGNTVTLDTTSIHSYHIPDDLMKLMRSSIFLMGPLLARFGSVQLYHPGGCAIGERKIDFHLRGLQELGVEIEESGNRIICKADRLQGADIMLDFPSVGATENLMMAAAMAEGVTTIFNAAREPEIQDLQHFLNKMGAEIIGAGTDTITIKGVQELRACSYRIIPDRIVAGTFLVAAAATKGTVSIEGANPVHLTSLMHVLKRTGAQLTVRDDLIQVSAPYRPKAVERIVTAPYPSFPTDLQSQIMVLLSLTDGHSIIKETIFEGRFKHVDELCRMGADIRVDLNSAFIHGVPRLYGATVEATDLRAGAALIIAGLAAHGTTVVEQVHHVDRGYDRIELMLKKLGAQIYRISE
- the murB gene encoding UDP-N-acetylmuramate dehydrogenase, which codes for MQQVIADLQEADAGEICPDEVLAPYTTWKIGGPADVLVIPESKEELAAAIAVLHRHRTPWMILGRGSNLLVCDKGIRGAVIKLGNSFDTVRLENHLIYADAAYSIIKLSVMAGKAGLTGLEFAGGIPGSVGGAVYMNAGAHGSDVSRILKQADVILDTGELVTMQQEDLQYAYRHSILHTLPGIVTEAVFELEPGDRKEIAAALAAYKDRRLRTQPLGLACAGSVFRNPDKHYAAKLIEESGLKGTSVGGAEISPLHANFIVNTGNATAEDVLTLIQKIQQTVWDHHGIGLEPEVLVVGER
- a CDS encoding UDP-N-acetylmuramoyl-L-alanyl-D-glutamate--2,6-diaminopimelate ligase, translating into MQLNEFASLLKTSQIVGDETVEVSGVQIDSRKIKRGDLFICISGLVSDGHDFAGKAVDNGAVALVVERRLDVNVPQILVKETRHAMALFAAHFYGYPAHDMKIIGVTGTNGKTTTTYLIEQILRDQGFITGLMGTIQVKIGSEYYGVERTTQEALDIQKNLAAMREKDTDYCVMEVSSHALDFGRVKGIPFRSGVFTNLTQDHLDYHKTMDNYRLAKAQLFSRMGNDFVQDEKQRSYAILNVDDEASETFQRLTSAEVITYGIEKECDVRASNIRITAEGTEFTLTTFEGTENIRMKLVGKFNVYNALGAIAATLAEGISLEAIKKSLAEVDSVPGRMEVVSEGQDYLVLVDYAHTPDGLENALSTVKEFAEGHVYCVFGCGGDRDRTKRPLMGKVTAKYSDHLFVTSDNPRTEDPAAILEDIVPGIVEAGLSEDRFELIVDRRLAIQKAIEVASPKDVVLIAGKGHETYQDIMNVKHDFDDRLVAKEAIRSKQK
- the murG gene encoding undecaprenyldiphospho-muramoylpentapeptide beta-N-acetylglucosaminyltransferase, with protein sequence MRVVLSGGGTGGHVYPALAVAEQCLQVDTDSQFLYIGTNSGLERDIVEKSKLEMPFEAIDIRGFRRKLVSLDNIKTVMKFLKGVNRSKELLRNFKPDIVIGTGGYVCGPVLYAAAKLGVPTLIHEQNAIAGLTNKFLSRYANSVLVSFKGTESIFSKAGHVLYSGNPRATSVVNADPEEGYQSLGIRPGTQIVLVVGGSRGAKAINRAMIEMASLVNKLSDIQFIFVTGAPYYEETRDAISAFSPDIPNLAVLPYVHNMPEVLAATSLVINRAGASTIAEITALGLPSILIPSPNVTGNHQEYNARQLSDQGAAELILEKDLSGASLFEKISDIMQNPIRAEHMSIQAKKLGEPESAMLIVKEMQRLLKNSF
- a CDS encoding UDP-N-acetylmuramoyl-tripeptide--D-alanyl-D-alanine ligase; protein product: MMNRSLTQIARMAGGTLRVNQEHADAISIQGVSIDTRSLRPGNLFVPLPGNHIDGHEHVAAALSKEAAAAFWKRGYPNPPEDAVLIFVDDPLKALQRLSRQYREQCGAKIIGITGSNGKTTTKDLVASVLGTTYRVHKTQGNLNNHIGLPLTLLQIGEDTEVAVIEMGMSGRGEIELLSELAQPDMAIITMIGDAHLLQLGSREEIARAKTEILGGLQDGGLFISNGDEPLIDFVLPEIKKPEEMRRVSFGQKSTNNIYPVDIQIGNDGSSFRLQDSDTEFYIPLLGLHNVMNALAAVTAGRELEVSDEKIAQGLRDVQLSGMRIEKRKAESGFTVLNDAYNASPAATKAVLSLMKQLKGYRHKYVVLADMLELGELEEQFHREIGGIAANLAEQGELSGIYTYGPLGRYIAEEAKARFPLVNTYWFEDKQAMANALKEVIHPEDVVLVKASRGMKLEDVVNFLLA
- the mraY gene encoding phospho-N-acetylmuramoyl-pentapeptide-transferase — its product is MELKVVLLTMGVAFVLALIMGPLFIPILRRMKFGQQVRTEGPKAHLKKQGTPTMGGIIIMLALALASLRFAEFDIQLLILLIATLGYGLIGFLDDYIKIVFKRSLGLTAKQKLAGQLLVSLIVCVLLVKSGYSTEIHIPFADISFNLGWFYFPCMVILMLGASNAVNFTDGLDGLLAGTSAIAFGAYTIIAMNNTQPDVAIFSAAMVGAVLGFLVFNAHPAKVFMGDTGSLGIGGGLVAVAVLTKAELVLAIIGGIFLIEILSVVIQVVSFKTRGKRVFKMSPIHHHFELVGWSEWRVVITFWTVGLVFAALGLIINEVL
- the murD gene encoding UDP-N-acetylmuramoyl-L-alanine--D-glutamate ligase, with translation MKVPQEYSGEEVVILGLARSGVAAAKLFHEMGATVTVNDKKEREECPEAEELEALGISVVCGGHPSSLIHDQVSLVVKNPGIPYTALPVQWAIDRHIEIVTEVEVAYRMSKAPIIGITGSNGKTTTTTLVGKMLEEAELSPVVAGNIGRALSEAALDANETDRLVVELSSFQLKGTTDFRPHIACLLNVYETHLDYHGSMEDYVASKAKLFANQTQEDTAVINWDDPVCRSLVPTIKAGLMPFSMKEKLLPGVYLDEHQKIVFTDRSGATHTILPAKELGIRGSHNIENALAASAIALCAGVNISNIAGVLKLFRGVEHRLEYVGTYHNLEFYNDSKATNPAATIKSIEAFEQPLVLIAGGLDRGSDYRELIPVLQERVKALVTLGQTGEKIQRAAEQAGLTRRKSVDTAKGVQEAIAEAVELAALLAEPGDTVLLSPACASWDMFSSFEERGSMFKESVHNL